GACATGAGAATGGCAATAGAGGCAGGAGCTCTGATTAATATTGACTCGATATCGCAGCTCAGAAGATATGCATCTCTCTTCCCGGGAGGAGAGGTCTCGATCAGGATAAACCTTGGCTATGGAAGCGGCTATCATTCATATTTGGTGACTGGAGGAAGAACAAAGTTTGGAATAGATGCAATAGATCTGGATCTCGCTATCGATATAGCTATGAGAAATGGAATCAAAATCATTGGTCTGCATACTCATATGGGTTCTGGAATAGTTGACTGGAAACTCTATGTGAGGGCTCTAAAGGATCTTCTCACATTGGCCAGAAAGCTTGATGGCCTGGAATTTGTTGATGTTGGCGGTGGATTTGGCATCGCATATAGAAAGGAGGATCCATCAATTGAAATTGAAAAAGTAGGAGCCGAGCTTTCCCGAATGATGCATTCCTTCAACATGGAAATTGGCAGAAGCGTGAAGCTCAGAATCGAACCAGGAAGGTTCCTAGTTGCAAGGGCAGGAGCACTCATAGCTAGAGTGGTTGATGTGAAGGAGATCCGGCATGGAGAGGAGAGAGAGGCATTCATTGGGATAGATAGCGGAATGGGTCATCTCATAAGGCCAGCCCTTTATGAAGCATATCACGAAGTGGTTCCAGTGAGAGAGAAAGTGGGAGAGAGAATCAGGGCTCATGTAGTAGGTAATTACTGTGAGAGCGGGGATATAATAGCTCTAGATAGAATTCTTCCATATATGAGAGAGGGAGATCTGCTTGCTGTTCTGGATGCAGGAGCCTATGGGTACTCAATGAGCTCCAACTATAATATGAGGCCCCGGCCTGCCGAGGTCATGGTTAGAATTGGAGGAAAGGTAGAGCTAATTAGAAGGAGAGAAACCTTCGAAGACATGGTAAGAGGAATGATAATCAAATGAATCTCAATAGGAAGCTGGGCTTGGATTCAGCACGAACCTATAATAGAAATCATCGAATCATTTCAGTATTGCTGAAAAACGCATTTTCATGACAGATCCTGGGAAAAAGAAAAAGCTAGGGATAGATCTGTCCTGGCTCGATAATGGAGCCTGGCCTCAGGGCAGTACCTCCATTAACTATAGCACCTTCTCCAACTATAGCCCCCCTCTTTCTATAAGCTTCTCCCTTCTTTCTGGCCTCATGTACATCAAAGTTGAGCGTCACAACGAGAGGTCTGAGAGTAGCTCTTTCTCCGATGACACTGTCGGTCACGTTTGAATGAGATCCTATAGTTGCCCTCATTCCTATGTAGCTCCTCTTTACTTCAGCTCCCGAGCCAATGATAGCATAGGGCTCAACAGAAACACCTGCTCTAAGCAACGTATGTGCTCCCACAAATGCCCCCCTAGATATGTAGGCTGGTCCCTTTATTATTGAGTAATGGTCAATGACGGCATCATCCTCAATTATGACGGGACCTTCCAATATGGCAGTAGGGCTTACCTTTGCGCTCGAGCTTATATGCATGCCGACAGTCTCCGTGAGAAGCGATTTCACTATCTCGAGAAGCTGCCATGGAGATGAAATCGGGCTGTACTTTCCAGAATATATATAGAAGGATGGGTTCTCCTCATTGAGCATCTTCAATAGAACCTCATTCAAATTCCTGGAATTTTCCAACCTACTGACTATGCTGTCCCGCTCAGCAAACATAACTCCTGTGAATAAATATGGAGATCCTATATCTCCCATCAGAGCAGCCCGCTTCACATATTTTCCTATGAACTCAACCTCAACACCTATCTTTCCTGCTAGCTCTTCATGTGGAATTTGGCTTGGGACAAGAACAGCTAGGCTCTTCCCTCCAGCTTCATTCCACGCTGCTAGAGCGCTTTGTAGAAAGTCCGAAGAGAACATGTGGCTTCCGGCTATAAATGCTATATCGTTTTCCTTCGCCCTCGAAATAGCCTGCTGGGCGCATAGGATCTCGCTTCCTTCCTCACATTCAATCAGCGTTGTTCTTTCCCCTACTGCAGCCCTTACCTCCTGTGAAATATATGGATAAGCAACTATGAAGTCAGTGAAACCAGAATCCAGAACGCTCTGCGTCATCCATACAGCAACTGGCTTGCCAAGGATCGATATGTTTGAGACAGATCTATCTCTTTTTGTCAGAGGATATAGGTTCTCAAAACTCGTATGGCTTACATACACTACTGAGACCATCTCACATCACTCCACTGTGACTGTTTTTGCTAGATTTCTTGGTCTGTCTGGATCATGCCCTCTCCTTACAGCGGTATAGTATGCGAGGAGCTGAAATGGGGGAGTGAGGGCATAGGGCTCGAGCAGGTATTCTGCCTCCGGAACAGCTAAAACCATCTTTGCGCCCAGCCTCTCGCTTATCCTTCTGAAGGAAATAGCTACTGTAAACGCCCCTCTCGCATTCATTTCTGCTATGTTGCTCGCGATATCCTCATGTGAGTCAGAGGTAACAATGAAGAAGACAGGAAAACCAGCTTCAACCAGGGCTATTGGACCATGCTTGGACTCACCGGCAGGATATGCTTCAGCGTGAATATAGGATATTTCTTTCAGCTTGAGTGCAGCCTCGTATGCCAGGGGAACTCCAAGCCCTCTGCCAAGAAAATAGAGACTCTGAACTGATGCTATTCTTTCAGCCATCATCTTGGCTGGACCCTCCGTTAAGCTTATTGCATCACCTGCCACTTTTCCAGCAGAGCCCATGAGTTTCAAAAGATCTTCCTCCTCTTTGGTAGTGATTTTTCCTACCTTTGCTGCCAGCTTTATTGAGAGGAGGGATGCAACTAGAGCCTGGGTAAGAAAGGTCTTCGTGGCAGCCACTCCTATTTCAGGGCCAGCTCTCATAGGTATTGTGAAGTCAGACTCTCTTCCAATAGTGCTTCCCATAACGTTAGTTATTGACACTGCTATAGCTCCTCTCTCCTTGAAGGTCCTCATCGCCTTCATCGTATCTATGGTTTCTCCGCTCTGGCTGACAGCTATTATTATGTCCCCCTTTCTAGCCAAGCTTCCCACGGTTTTATATTCAGATGCTATGAACGGATATACTATTTTTCCAGTCAGCATTTCAACATAAAGCTTAAGAAGGAGGGAAGCATGGAAGCTCGTACCGGCAGCAGTAACGAATATCCTCTCTCCCTTGGCCAGTACATCAGCCGCTCTATCGAGTATGTCATCGCTCATGAGCCCATCGTATGTGCTTTTTAGAACCTGAGGCTGCTCATGTATCTCTTTTATCATGAAGTGAGGATATCCCCCCTTTCTAACCATCTCCGACTTCCACTCAACGAGGAGCAATCTCCTACTAACATCTACCTTTTCTCCATTCAGGCTCTCAATGTGAACTTCTTCGGGAGATATCCAACCTAGTTCTCCGTCAGAGAGGGGAATGAATGCATTAGTGTACTCCAGCATGGCTGGTATGTCACTTGCCAGGAAATTCATTTCCTTGGCAACACCAACAATCAATGGGCTCTCCTTTCTTGCAAAGAATATTTTTTTTGGCTCTTTCCTATAAATAACAGCAATCGCATAGCTTCCTTCCAGCATGGATACCGCTTTTCTGAAAGCTTTGAAGAAATCATCATTATTCTTAGAGAGCTCCTCGATGAGATGGGCAACTACCTCTGTGTCGGTCTCGCTTCTGAAGATGTGCCCCCTTGCATGGAGCATCTTTTTCAGCTCGAGAAAGTTCTTTATAATGCCATTGTGCACTATAGCAATTTCCTCCCTGCAGTCAACCTGTGGGTGGGCATTAATTTGTGTTGGAGAGCCATGGGTTGCCCACCTGGTGTGGCCTATTCCAACAAATCCTGGCGTATCAGTAAAGTTGTATCTCCTAGCAACCTGGTCAAGCATGCCATCGCTCTTCTTGACAATTATTTTGTCCCTGTTGCTATCTATCATTGCAATCCCAACACTATCGTATCCTCTGTACTCGAGGGACTTTAGACTTCTCGTGATCATTTCAGCAACCTTAACCCTGTCTCCTAATAGTGAACTAGCGGCAACTCCTATTATTCCACACAAGCTGGGATACCTCTACTTACTCATGATACTGGTGCATTGAACTGATGCTTTATATCCTTAGCGAATAAATTTGAGCGGAAATGGAAAGCTTTCATCTCTATATGCTTCATCCCAAAATAGATATTCATAAATGGAGCTAAGTCTAAATGCTTCCTCAATCTCTCTCCACTTTTTCTGATCAACATTTTCCAGCACTTCATCAGCTATCCTGAGGATCCTGTTCACAATTTTCTCATAAGTTCCTGTGGAGTAAGTTTCTATCCATTTCCTGTACATCTCTTTTGGGGAACCTCTTGCCTCCAGCTGCCTTCCCACCTCCAAGTATATCCAGTAGCACGGAAGCACGGCACTGAGGCCTACAGGAAAGTCCCTCGAGAGTACTGAAGAAAGGAGATGATTGACGTAAGCTACATTGACTGGATTCGGAGAAGCTCTCTCTATTTCCTCCCTCGATATCCCCCAGACAGCAAAGAAGCTCTCATGCAGGCTCTTTTCAACTTCATATACTCCCAGAGCATCCTCTATGAGGATCCTCTGCCATTCCTCCGCCGGAGCTCTAAGAGCAAGGGCCGAAAGAGCCTTTGCGAACCCCCTCAAGTAAATCGTATCCTGAACCACATATACTTTGAAAAGCCTCTCATTGAGCGAGCCATCAGTGAGCCCTTTCAAGAATGGATGAGCAATTATTGCCTCAAATACATCAGCTATACTTTTCCAGAGCCTCTGCGTTGGCCTCTCGGCCAAACTTGAACACCATGGTTTTTTTGTTTTTAAAAAATATAAGGTTACTTTTCACGTTTCTTCTTGAAATTCAAAGAGAGTTTCAGGAAAAAGGGAATTTGGCTTGAGGGGATCTCAGAAGTATCTAGTCATCTACGTTGCAGTGAGCATACCGCTCAACTTCATCGCCAAAGATCTTCTGTTACTGTTTAATCCCTTCTTTCTCACGGCAATCCGCTCGCTTGTTATGATGCTTGTTCTAATATTTCTCAGAATGAGCTTCCCCAGAATCGAAAGATATCATGTTCTCATGGCAGCACTCATCTATATCAGCACCATACTTTGGCTCGAGAGTCTCATTATCTTAACACCAGGGGACTCCATAGTTCTAGGTTACTCTATGCCCGTAATAGCAGTATTTCTCGGCTGGGTGCTACTTGGTGAGAGGGAAAAGCTTTGGCCAGCTATTATATCATTTCTTGGCTTCATCATATATGCTTATCCTATTTCCACTCGAGGAAGCATTGAGGGGGCAGTCATCTCTCTCTCAAATGCCTTTTTCTGGGCACTTTACAGTGTTCTCTACAGAAAGAGCAGGAACGATGATCCCCTGGAGACAAATGCAGCAATATTCACTGTTCTCACACTGATGTCCATTCCTACAGCCCTTCTTGAGAGAGTTCCCCTTGAAGCCCTTCTGAGCCCTCGTTATATCATCGATCTTTTCTGGCTCTCCATAGCAGGAGGTGCGTTTCAATTCATTTCCTGGAACAAGCTTCTGCTTATAGATGGGGTTGAGAAAGCAACAGTTGAGAGCTATCTCGTTCCGATAGGAGTTCTCCTGACTCAATTCCTCATTTTCAAAATTTCTCCATATATTATCCAAATTGCTGGCCTCGGACTGGCCCTTTTTGGAATAATCATATCAGCAAAAGTGAAGAACAATAGTCAGACTTCCACAAGGAAAGCTCTTCAAGTTGAAGTTTGATCAAAGAGGAAGCATCAGGGGAGGTTCACTCGATCATCCGATCTCCATTTACGCTCTCATCATCTGCTCCTCGCTCAGCAATCTAGCTATGTGCTCAGCTATTTCTTCCTTCCTGAGAGGCAGCTGCACCCCCGTCCTCCTTATTCTTAGAACAGCTGAGCTGGTATCTTCTTCCTTCTTTCCAATCACAATAATGAGAGGAGTCCACAGCATCCCCCACTCTCTCAGCTTTTCTCCCAGCCTCTTCTGCGAGAGATCAATGAAAACTCTAGCGAGACCTGCTTTTCTCAGCTCCTGTGCTATTTCTCTAGCGTAGTTCTCGGAAGCATCGCCTATTCTCAGCACAGTTGCCTGATACGGGGAAAACTCAATAGGTAGGGATGGAGGATCCTCCAATCCTTCTTCCAGAGCTATCAGTCTGTCGGCTATAAGGGAAACTATAAAACTATTCAATAGCATGTATTTTTCTTGTTCGGTTTGGATTCCAACCGGAATGGATATTTCCTCTCCATATTCTGCGATTATAATCCCTCCACTCTCCTCAAGCTTGAGCTTTCTGAAGTCTCTCCTACAGGGGCTTCCATGAGAGTGTAGGAAAAAATCAACTAAGGACTCTCCTCCGGGCAATATTGACAGTTTTATGTTCCCTCCCCCCTCGCAATGCTTGGCTGCCTCATCTAATGAGGAGGCCGTGCACATGAAATGAGAGGGAGTGACCCTCTCCATGATAATCTGAGACCAAGGCTCTCTGAACTTTGCGAACTCCCTGGAAATATCGAGGCCGAATCTCCGGAAATAATCATTTACAAGCTTCTCGTGGATCTTCCTAGAAAGCCTGAGGGCCTCTTTTCCTCTCTTTCTTTCAAAGCTCCTTGAAAGCTCAGCCAGAGGATGACCGTAAGCTTCTATGAGGAACTCCTTGTACCATCCGAAGGGAGCTCTCATAACCGAGCTGGCACATCTTTGAGTACGCTCAAACAGCTCCTTCAGCAATTGGATAGATCTATTTGGAGACTCCAAATTGCTTGATAAATGTGCATAGGGATAAATGACTATTGTTGAGGCTTTTACTCTAGAGGCATGACTGCAGATCTCTCTCGCGACTTCTTCTACTTCCGCTTCTCCATCTCCTCTCTCTATTGTTGTGAAAACAACTAGAGCGTTCTCAGCTGAGGCCCCTTCTCCAAACCCTTCATCCTCAGCATTGTCCAACGCCTTCTCTCTTATCTTGTAGCTGAACCTCTTAGCATGAATCTGGAGAGTTCTCATTTGGAGATCACTGCTATATAGATAGGAAGCTTCTCTTTTCTCCAGTCTGCTGAGGCTGAAGTGTGGGAAGAGGAGGAGGTACTTGAAGCTCTCTCGATATCAATATGAGTGATGACATAATGTGAGGGAATATGAGAGAAGATACAACAGCTATTCTCTCCTCCTGCTTCCTCTTTTCGAAAAACTCAACCCTCTCCTCCTGATTCTGTGTCTGGATTCTAGCCTTTCCTCCTAGGTTAATTGTTATTGCCATAGGATCCGAATTCAGGCTAACCTTGAACTCATATAGTCCAGTGCCCGAGGAGGGATCTTCGCTTATTCTCGTAACGCTCATCTGGGTATTGTATCTGAAAATTTGCGGAAGAGCCTCCGATATCTTTTCTCCACTAATTCTTTCAACTATAATCTGTATCATTGGCAACACTACCACCTTCATTTCCTATTACGAGGGAAGCAACTTGTGAAGCTCTTTCCCTTGCATCTTCAACATCTTTTCCAGATACATTAATTATTATCCCTGTTCTCAATTCTCTGAACTTGAATCTTCTGGATCCATTTATTTCATACTCCTCAATCAATGTTAGCTCAAATGTTCCTGGGCTCATAATCAACGCCCTCATCATAATATTCAGCGATCGAAGACAAAATCATCGCCAAGTTTTATTTGATATACTGGTAATTAAGGAGTTTTGACCTTATCGAATGCTTCTTTTAATTTTTTGTATGAGGATTCCAGAGAATCCGATATAACTCTCGTCTCGCCAATGACGCTCAAGAAATTCGTATCTCCGATCCATCTTGGAACTACATGTATGTGAAGGTGTCCCTCAACCCCAGCTCCAGCTGCCCTTCCAAGATTTATCCCCATGTTTATTCCATCTGGCCTATATGAGCTTTTCAGTACTTTGGTAGATAAGGCAACAAGGTCCATTAGCTCCTTTCTCTCCTCTTCATCTAGCTCCTCTGGAGTTGATACATGTCGATATGGCACTATCATGAAGTGCCCTGAGGTGTAGGGGAATCTATTTAGAACAACAAAAACCCTTTTTCCTCTATAGACTATCAGGTTTTCGCTATCGCTCTTTCCATTTCTGAGCATCTCACAAAACACACATTCTTTCCTCTCCTCTTGAGGAGAGGAAAAGGAAGCTACGTATCTAGATCTCCAGGGAGCCCAGAGTATTTTCAAGCCTCTATCTGCCCCCTACTCCTCAGCATCCTTTATTCCGTTCTCGGTTATAGCAAATACTGCTTCTCCCTCTGGAAGGTGAGGGGCATCGACAACCCTCGCAATTCTCTTGTTCCCTCTGCTCTTTCTAAGCTGAACTCTCACCCCTGGTGCATGGTATAAGACATGACCTCCGACTGCCTGGGTAGGATCTCCATAGAATACATCCGGCCTGGCCATCACTTGATTTGTTATAACAACAGCTATGTTATAGACTTCGGCCATTCTCATGAGCTGATGAAGATGCCTGTTCAGCTTCTGCTGTCTGGAGGCTAGGTTCTCCCTTCCAGGATATTCAGCTCTGAAGTGACCTGTAACTGAATCCACAACCACGAGCTTCACGCCTCTCTCTGGGATTATTTCAGAAACCTCCTCTACAACTGCCATTTGATGATCGCTGTTAACAGCCCTTACATAAAGTATATTCTCCATAACTTCATCTGGATTAAGACCCAAATTCCTTGCCATGGCCTCTATTCTCTCCCACCTAAAAGTGCCCTCGCTGTCTATGTAAACAGCTTTTCCGTTCAGTCCACCCCTTTCTTGCGGAAGCTGAACGTTGACTGATAGCTGGTGACTTATCTGAGTATTGTGCAGGATTAAACCAGTTGAAGATATGAAATAGTGAAGCCTGGGCACAACAACATCATATACATAGCCATTGTACTTTTCTATTT
The Fervidicoccaceae archaeon genome window above contains:
- a CDS encoding NDP-sugar synthase, yielding MVSVVYVSHTSFENLYPLTKRDRSVSNISILGKPVAVWMTQSVLDSGFTDFIVAYPYISQEVRAAVGERTTLIECEEGSEILCAQQAISRAKENDIAFIAGSHMFSSDFLQSALAAWNEAGGKSLAVLVPSQIPHEELAGKIGVEVEFIGKYVKRAALMGDIGSPYLFTGVMFAERDSIVSRLENSRNLNEVLLKMLNEENPSFYIYSGKYSPISSPWQLLEIVKSLLTETVGMHISSSAKVSPTAILEGPVIIEDDAVIDHYSIIKGPAYISRGAFVGAHTLLRAGVSVEPYAIIGSGAEVKRSYIGMRATIGSHSNVTDSVIGERATLRPLVVTLNFDVHEARKKGEAYRKRGAIVGEGAIVNGGTALRPGSIIEPGQIYP
- the lysA gene encoding diaminopimelate decarboxylase, whose translation is MGIAYINGILSIGGISAEEIAKEFGTPIYVYDEETIRKSYERIREAFSYENLEIMYAAKANSNIHILKIMRELGAGLDAVSPYEVLLGRMAGFAPESILFTGSSVSNEDMRMAIEAGALINIDSISQLRRYASLFPGGEVSIRINLGYGSGYHSYLVTGGRTKFGIDAIDLDLAIDIAMRNGIKIIGLHTHMGSGIVDWKLYVRALKDLLTLARKLDGLEFVDVGGGFGIAYRKEDPSIEIEKVGAELSRMMHSFNMEIGRSVKLRIEPGRFLVARAGALIARVVDVKEIRHGEEREAFIGIDSGMGHLIRPALYEAYHEVVPVREKVGERIRAHVVGNYCESGDIIALDRILPYMREGDLLAVLDAGAYGYSMSSNYNMRPRPAEVMVRIGGKVELIRRRETFEDMVRGMIIK
- the tenA gene encoding thiaminase II, with the protein product MAERPTQRLWKSIADVFEAIIAHPFLKGLTDGSLNERLFKVYVVQDTIYLRGFAKALSALALRAPAEEWQRILIEDALGVYEVEKSLHESFFAVWGISREEIERASPNPVNVAYVNHLLSSVLSRDFPVGLSAVLPCYWIYLEVGRQLEARGSPKEMYRKWIETYSTGTYEKIVNRILRIADEVLENVDQKKWREIEEAFRLSSIYEYLFWDEAYRDESFPFPLKFIR
- a CDS encoding DMT family transporter, with amino-acid sequence MRGSQKYLVIYVAVSIPLNFIAKDLLLLFNPFFLTAIRSLVMMLVLIFLRMSFPRIERYHVLMAALIYISTILWLESLIILTPGDSIVLGYSMPVIAVFLGWVLLGEREKLWPAIISFLGFIIYAYPISTRGSIEGAVISLSNAFFWALYSVLYRKSRNDDPLETNAAIFTVLTLMSIPTALLERVPLEALLSPRYIIDLFWLSIAGGAFQFISWNKLLLIDGVEKATVESYLVPIGVLLTQFLIFKISPYIIQIAGLGLALFGIIISAKVKNNSQTSTRKALQVEV
- the glmS gene encoding glutamine--fructose-6-phosphate transaminase (isomerizing), with the translated sequence MCGIIGVAASSLLGDRVKVAEMITRSLKSLEYRGYDSVGIAMIDSNRDKIIVKKSDGMLDQVARRYNFTDTPGFVGIGHTRWATHGSPTQINAHPQVDCREEIAIVHNGIIKNFLELKKMLHARGHIFRSETDTEVVAHLIEELSKNNDDFFKAFRKAVSMLEGSYAIAVIYRKEPKKIFFARKESPLIVGVAKEMNFLASDIPAMLEYTNAFIPLSDGELGWISPEEVHIESLNGEKVDVSRRLLLVEWKSEMVRKGGYPHFMIKEIHEQPQVLKSTYDGLMSDDILDRAADVLAKGERIFVTAAGTSFHASLLLKLYVEMLTGKIVYPFIASEYKTVGSLARKGDIIIAVSQSGETIDTMKAMRTFKERGAIAVSITNVMGSTIGRESDFTIPMRAGPEIGVAATKTFLTQALVASLLSIKLAAKVGKITTKEEEDLLKLMGSAGKVAGDAISLTEGPAKMMAERIASVQSLYFLGRGLGVPLAYEAALKLKEISYIHAEAYPAGESKHGPIALVEAGFPVFFIVTSDSHEDIASNIAEMNARGAFTVAISFRRISERLGAKMVLAVPEAEYLLEPYALTPPFQLLAYYTAVRRGHDPDRPRNLAKTVTVE
- a CDS encoding threonyl-tRNA synthetase editing domain-containing protein — its product is MRTLQIHAKRFSYKIREKALDNAEDEGFGEGASAENALVVFTTIERGDGEAEVEEVAREICSHASRVKASTIVIYPYAHLSSNLESPNRSIQLLKELFERTQRCASSVMRAPFGWYKEFLIEAYGHPLAELSRSFERKRGKEALRLSRKIHEKLVNDYFRRFGLDISREFAKFREPWSQIIMERVTPSHFMCTASSLDEAAKHCEGGGNIKLSILPGGESLVDFFLHSHGSPCRRDFRKLKLEESGGIIIAEYGEEISIPVGIQTEQEKYMLLNSFIVSLIADRLIALEEGLEDPPSLPIEFSPYQATVLRIGDASENYAREIAQELRKAGLARVFIDLSQKRLGEKLREWGMLWTPLIIVIGKKEEDTSSAVLRIRRTGVQLPLRKEEIAEHIARLLSEEQMMRA
- a CDS encoding HIT domain-containing protein; amino-acid sequence: MKILWAPWRSRYVASFSSPQEERKECVFCEMLRNGKSDSENLIVYRGKRVFVVLNRFPYTSGHFMIVPYRHVSTPEELDEEERKELMDLVALSTKVLKSSYRPDGINMGINLGRAAGAGVEGHLHIHVVPRWIGDTNFLSVIGETRVISDSLESSYKKLKEAFDKVKTP